TGAAATATCTACAAAATTTTATGTCTCTAAGTGTTTCTTTATTTCATCAAAAAAAAGAAAAGTGTTTCTTTAAATTTATGGATTTTCTTAGAATAtttaaagtattttttttattattgaatCTAATAGTTTGCTAACAAATTTAAATTAGACATCACATACCAACGATAATTAGCTCAAATGATTCAGACTGACTTTCAAATAATGATGTTTTtttaaatacaaaaaaaatattcatcacataataaaatataatataaaaagatgcttttattttttaaaaagaaagatactgtaaataaaaaagtaaAAGGCTCCCTCTCCAGTCCAGATCACCACGCAGTATTAACTTAACACACAAACTTCCATCTTCCTTTGCCTTTATAAAGAAACCAAACTCCTCTCtacatcccccccccccccccccgataacaaataaaataaaatcatcatGACTTTCATCATAGAAGAATACTCAGATTTGATCATTTCCCACTTCATATACAAAGCAGCCGTAATCCTTACTATTATTAGATGGGTCTTATCCTGGACTCTCAACCACAGAAGAACAACAATCCAACCCTCTACTTCTTCATGTGATCAATCTGGTCCTTGTTCTTCATCCTTAATTACTTCTTCACAAGTCATCAGAGACAACCTCGTTCTCACCACTTTCGGAGACGTGGTCACTTCAGGAACTGACACGTGTGCAGTCTGCTTAGCTCAATTGAGGGACCAGGATCTGGTGCGTGAACTCAGGAATTGTTGCCACGTGTTCCACAAAGAATGTATTGATAGATGGATTGATTATGAGTGTGATTATGATCATGATCATGATGAGAATCATAAGAGTTGCCCATTATGTCGAGCTCCATTGTTGACTTGTTCACAGACAATTACTACTAATAATTGGGCCAAGAATGAACCGAGTTGGGCTGTTGAGAGAATTCTTTACCTGTTTGGTGATGATCTGCTCATGTGAATTAATTATTGGTGGAGAATGAATGATACTCGGTTTTGTTATCAAAAAATCAAATTTGTATATACAAAAAAATTATGTTGTACTAtttcttttttatatataaattcattcgcTCTAAGCTATTTTCTTACTTTTTCGTTTTAATTAAAGTCGGTATTTCATTTGATACTGAGAAAGAAAGTATAATACAAGAAATTACAACTACAAACAAGTTAGTTAAGTCTAAACAAAGATATTTATCTAAAAAACGGTTACgtaaactaaactaaactaaaccGCAATTCCGTCTAGACAAATTCAATGAAAGGAAAAATATGTTTCCAATGGAGTCGACTCCGAAAAGATACGAAAAACCTCGAATCAATCGAGAGACGACCACCATCATACGGACTAACACAATTCCACAGATTAGAAACAATACAAAATAACATAATTACTCTAACTAAAGATGTGATGACATAAAGGCACATAACTCCTGCAATCAAGGATCCAATCGTCGCCATATGAGAAGGGGGTCAAATATGCCAACACATAGAGAAATACAAGGTTGAGCATAACAAATAACAAAAACTAAAGCAAACACCTCGCCGACCAGAATCGACAAAATCTGATATATAGTCCACCAACTCATGCGAGATCTCGACAGAATGAGACACTGCGAGATGTCAAGCAAACTACCGAGAATCGAGCACCGAAAACACCACGGAAGAGACAGCTATGGCCTCCTGGTACGTATAGGACACCGAAACATGTCAAAAGAACCGCCGAAATTCATGCTCCAACCAACCACCATCGCACACTGCACTAAAGCCGCCCTAGATCACCAAAGAAAGGAGGAAAGACCGGTGACCTCAAGCACTCTCTGGTTCGTACAAAGAGGTTGAAGAAGGCCCAAAGCCAGTCGCCGCCGCCAGACACCACCTGTTCGCCGAAGAAAGAGCCGAAACTGCCGCAGTAGAAAAAAAGTAGAGGTTCATGAGCTGGTAAAAGAGAGACAATAAGAAATTTTTACAGATCTGAAAGAGAGTCAGATAAATtgacataattaaaaataaaatgactCCACCTTCGCTCGGAAGGGGTGGTCGGCAGCAGGACTGGGGGAAGCTTGCTATGTGTTTTAGTATGAAGGAGAATAGTGATTGTGAAGGataggaaaaaaaaaaagaaaactgtAGAAGGAACAGTTTGAGTGGATTTTTTTGTCTAAATAAGTGAGGGAATTTTTTTCAAGATAAAAATGACAATCTTACCTTTAATAATTTAAATTcgacttaaaatatatatatatatatatttaaattcgaCCTCTATAAGGTCACAAGAAAAAAAATAGTCAAAATTTTATCATGGTTATAGTTCAAAAGATCAAATTGACTAATACTATTTTCATAACATTTTAGATTATATAGTCAAAATATTATTATTTCCGTCCCAAAATAAATGCAAAATTTTACATATAATTTACATATAAAAATTTATATCTATTTTGAAACgaaaataatatataaaacatcAAAGACCATTGTATCAATTTTAAACCAAAAATTGGGTCTGTGGTAGTTGAGAGAGGGTAAAAataaatgtctaaaaatgacaaaatatTATATAACTAAAACATCATGTATTAACtctcaataaaaaaaaaaaaacaggtatTAAGATTCAAGGCTATATACTCGGTCAAGTTTCAGATaatcattttttattatttttgttgggAAAAATGACAAATGCTGTCCTAAAAAATGGACAACATAAGTTCAATTTTATGTGAATTTAAGACGAACATACGCACATGCATAAATACATACTCCAACGTATTAACATACTTCTTTTTTTAGTATTTCcgtacatgttttttttttttttgacaatgtTTGACAAACAATATTGATGAACCGAAGGCAATGGAAATTGTCTTACGATTTCTTTGCGAATTGAAAATGGATTGTTAAAGAGCAATCTTCCTCCCTCCTTACTTGTAATAGTTAGTAATGATATTGAATGAAATTCTCAGTTTGATTCAAAAATATTGATAAAACACTAATTTCACTTTTTTTTCAATGGTCAACACTAATTGATTCTCCTGTTTACGTTTTTTTATATAGTACGTTAATAAAAACATATCCTCAGAGTCGATTGATTAAAGTTTCCGTTTGCTAAATTTAATAAAATATTTGCTTATTAAATGTATGCATTTGTCGAcacataagatatatatatatattctttccgTGAGAATCGTCATAttactatataaatataaattatataaaagacaaggtaatataagatataaaatgtttttttttaaaaaagggagAAAAAAATATTGGAAAGACTTATCAAATGTAATAttgtcgtttttttttttttttatttatcattttattagcAATAGTCTTATTAATTTTATGTCAAGAACGCATGTGTTTATTATCGAAGATGCTATTTTTAAATTGTTTTTTGTTATCTTACATCGAAACGTGTGTTGGTACAAAAATATTTTTTAGTTATACAGCTTTCGAACCTATTGATTCTCCGGTGAACAAGAGGAAATTGAACTAACTATTGATAACCCATTTTATTTCACCTTAATATTGCTGATatgagttgtatttatttttagtattgCTGATATGAATTGTATTTATTTTATCTTTGTCTTTAGTCGTCTATGTCTAGGATTCTACTTTTTTTCTTCTACCCGAGCATCTTTCCTTTATAATCGATTTTTGTAATCCGCCCCGATAGTTGAGTCGTGAATGATATTTATCGATAATACTTACGATTTTATCCTAATATGGGGAAATGTGAGTTTCATCCGGGGATTATCGATAAATTGATGTGACTTAACTCGGccattataattaaaataaataattctCTCCATTATATATAAAAAAGGAGAAAACGTATACTTTCGTCCCTCACGTTTCACCTGTTAGTCCCTCACGTATCTCCGTTAGCCTAACAATCCCTCACGTTTTCGAAAATCAGCCAAAAATACCCCTCTGCCGTTAACTTTGCACATGTGGCACCTAGTGGGCCCTAATCAACTAACAGACCAATATATTTGTGACACGTGTCATCTGACTCGTCAAAATCTTTGACACGTCATCAAAAAACCCACATAAATTGGTGGCGTGGCAAAAATGTGTGACGTGTCACAATTATATTGGTCTGTTAGCTGACTAGGCATGAGTAGGCACCACGGAGCGCCACATAGGTGCCACGTAGATGAAGTTAACGGCAGAGGGGTATTTTTGGCTGATTTTCGAAAACGTGAAGATTTGTTAGACTAATGAAAATACGTGAGGGACTGAAAAAATGTTACAGGTGAAACGTGAGGGATTAAAGTATAAGTTTTCTAAAAAAAGGtgtgggatttttttttttttaagtaaataGTATGGAAATTGGAAATGAGGAAGTTAAAACAATGAATAATCTAAATTAACGTCTCCAATAGTATACATATCTTCAAAGCCTGAATTAATGAAATTTCGGGCATTGACCGGCGCATTCGCAAAACTATAGaaccgttattattattaacattaattaatttaatttaattagtgtGCGACAGTTCTATTCTATTCTATTCAATTCAGTCGGATTCAATGCCTAAGCTGATCGGAGACTGAGAGCAGATCGCCTTCTGTCATATTACCACAGATCTCTATCTGATCATTTTTCATGGCGGCAGGTGGTTTCGTAAGCAGAGCGTTCGAGTCCATCCTCAAAGAGTGCGCTTCTGCTAGAAAATTTCCCGATCTTCAGAAGGCAATTCAATCATATCAAGGTCTCTCTTTccatattgtcattgttattagttTCATTCACTTGTTTGCTAATTGTGTTGCTGCTGTTATCTGTTTTTTCCAGCTCAACTCACCTGACATTGTATTCATTATATTTTTTTCATAAGGGCAATGTTCTAAGCTTAGACTGAAGAAACTTGGTTTTCTGCTAAATTAGCAAATTACGCAGGCAAATTACTATGATGATTATTTTTATCTTGATATAGAATTCGTAATTGCGGCCGAGTATTTGCTGTTGTTCGGGAAAAGTATGGTCGTGTTTATGTAGAGATACCTGCGTCAAAATATAGACTTTCAGATGGAAGTACTAGTATCTGTTTAGTCAATCGACTCCGTTTCTTGCGTCAGATAGCTCACAAAAACAATTTCTGTGGATGGTCACCCCTTCATTTTTGGCCAAAAGCTTTACATTTTTGTTAATTTTCTATTCTATTAGTACTATTTTGCAAGAAGTCCATAAAAAAGCTACTGTTTGAGTTGTTGTATTCCATTTTGAAATCGAACTAGTGATCTCCTTTTCAGTTTCTTATTTGGTTACTTTTTTTTTATGTATCTTTAGATAACAAGGAGGTCAATCAAGATTCAATTGCTGTTGTAGAAAATAAAGCGTCAGCTTTGCCTGGAGATGGAAGGTTTGTTTTGTTCCAGATTGTCATTTTTTTATGTCTGACTTGAAGCAACTTTATGTCCCATTCTTTTTGTGAACAAAATGTAGACAGTAAATATGTCTACTTGCCATCTCAGTTCTAACTTAACACCAGCTCTAGGGATTGAAAGGAGTGTATAGTTTGGAAAATAGGTGTTTAAGAAAGTCAACATTTAAATCCAAAAATGCATTTTCGATGAAATCAGACTTCTTTTGCTGTACAAGAATCTTGAAGTAGCGTTGCCTTTCTATGAATTACAATTCCTCCTTCAGTCGTTGTTCTGAATCAAGTTGAGGGGCCTCTTTCTATTTATCTAATATAATCTTTGGTCTTTCTTGTCTGCTGTCTAACGAAAGAGCAGATTGCTTTGCATAGTCATGAAGTTATGTTTTCCACAAATTTTAGCCACTAGACTGTCTCTATTGTTGTTTTTGCCTGGTGGTATTGGTTTTGCTAGATCAACTTTCTTGCTCATTATTGTCTGCCTTCAATTTTTTGGGAAGCGAACTGAAGTTAAAGTCTGGAATGTATTACTCCATACTATGGCAACTTCAGGTCATAATGAAGCCAGTTTACAAGACACCCACAAATAATTTGTGTTTTCTGATTTTGTGGGATCAGAATGTTATTCAACATTCTTTTCTAGTTTTTGCTTGATTACCTGTTAATAGTAGTTTGGATTACTTTATAATTCTAGATGTGACATGATATTAATTCTGAGAATCAATCTTTACTTGTAGGTCACCAGAAGCTGAAGGGGGAGTTGCCAAAGCTGCAACAGAACCTAGTCAATCAAATGCAGCTCCGAATAAGCCGGATCAGGTAGAAAAGGTTAAGGGTCCAGTGAATGTGTGTGGAACCATTACCAGCACCTTAGCTGTTGCTGGACGCACATTAGAAGGACCGAATGTGGAGCTTGTTTTAAGTCCTCTTCGACTTGCATTTGAGACCAAGAACTTGAAGATTATAGAACCTGCTTTAGATTGTCTTCACGTGAGCATTTTCTTTGTGTTTGCATTTACTTATGAGCCTCTACAAATTACCTAATGCATGCATTACATTACATCTCAAGTACTTACTGAAATTCTGTTTAATTCTGGAAGTACAGAAACTCATTGCGTATGATCATTTGGAAGGACATCCTGGTTTAGATGGTGGGAAAAATGCCCCACTGTTTACAGACATTTTGAACATGGTTTGCAGTTGTGTTGATAATTCATCCCCTGATAGGTATTTGTCATTCAAAAATTTCTGTCTTTTCGAATTTCATGTGTTATTTTGTATTTCTGTCTAACATTTAGTAAGAATTACAGCACTGTTTTACAAGTGTTGAAAGTACTTCTTACTGCTGTTGCATCTTCAAAGTTTAGAGGTTTGTTACTGGTACTTCTGTTATATTTTGTTTAAAGAGTTACTATATATCAGTATATGTCAATCCAGAAACTGAATGTAATTATATGAGCTGGATATTGTAAGCTATTCTTTATATGTATGTACCCCAGTGAGAAGCATACAAATCTATGAGATGGATTCTAATGCATCTTAAGGTCTAGCACAAGTTTATATCTTCCATATAATGCTTGTTGTTCTTTTAGATATTTTGGACCTTTTACTTTTGAGTACCAGGAAATAACTGTCAAATAGTGGCTCGTCTGCTGTTCATTTGTTCTCCTTTAATGTTCGGTTGTGCGTCGTTGCTGTCTTCTAGTGGCCCAACCCAAAAACATCTTCCGGAATAATTTGTTTTTCCTTCTTTTTTTGCATGACCTCGAGCTTATTGGTTATTTTAAATGCAATTTTCACTTAAATCTGAGTTCTCCAAGGAGCACAAGGTCATGTACTCTTTGGAGTTCTCCAAGAATTTATCAGGCTCTGCCAAATGATCAAAGTTATCTTATTTTGGAAAATACATTGATTTGAATCTGTTGAACAATCTCTAGTATCCATGAAGTTTAGTCTCGCCTTTCATTTTAAGCTTGTTATATATGTCTTCGATATGCTTTTTGATAAACTGCCAAACTTTATATAGTACCGCCTGTGTTACTGATTTGACATGAGTGAGTGATACTATTTCCATCTATTTTAGATGCATGTTTGGTCTAATTTTCTTTGTGCTGTCTGATATGACATGGAATACTTAAGTGTAAAACTTTCTTCAATTCAGGCTCCTTTTCTTATCTATTACTAATGTCTCGCTAACTTTTTTCCACCTATAAATGCAGTTCATGGGGAACCATTGCTGGCAGTTATCAAAGTCTGTAACAATATTGCACTTAACAAGTATCTTCTGTGTTGATATCAGGCATATTTGATAGACTGGAAAATAGTACTCATAACATCTGGTCTTGATTTACAGCAAGAGCCCTATTAACCAAGCAACATCAAAGGCAACGTTGTCTCAAATGATCAGCATTGTATTCAGGAGGATGGAAACTGAGCTGGTGTGTTATTTTTCTCAAATTAAAGTGTCCATGTCATTGTCTATCATGAAAGAAAAGTAAAACATACAGTTTGTTGCATTGTATATTAAAGATAAATCACTTCACAGGGAGTTCATGACTCTACTTCATCCAGTTCCTCCACACAGGCAGAAGCTGCTTCAACAGATGATTCAATACCGACACTTGAGGAAAATGCTGTGAGTGTTCAGAATGAAAAGGAAATGAGCTCAGGAGATGCAGCGAACCATACAAAAGACGCGTCTCTTCCATCTGTCGAGGAGCTCTACAAGCTTGCAGGCGGGGCTGATATCAAGGTCTGTAACAGTTGCTGCATAATTTGCTGGATAAGTAACGTTTTAACAAATGGACTGTGCTGGACTGCAATATTTATAATATTTGGAATTGTAGTTATGACTATTAACCAGACGGCCTCAACATGTTTTTATAGGGTCTAGAGGCTGTTCTTGATAAAGCAGTGTATCTTGAAGATGGTAAAAAGATCACACGGTATGAACTTGATATTGTTGTGAGACTTTATCATTAAGTTACACAATGCGTCAAAGTATTGCTTTTGTATACATTTCAGTGGGATTGACCTTGAAAGCATGAGCATTGGACATCGTGATGCTATATTAATATTCCGCACCCTTTGCAAGGTTGGTTTTTCCCAATTCTGAGTGTCCTGTTTCCATTATTGGCTCCATTAACTTTTCCATGAAAATGTAAACTAAGCTTTTGCTTGCTTTATGGTTCCTTTAATCTAATGTTTTCAGATGGGTATGAAGGAAGAGAGTGACGAAATTACAACCAAGACTCGTATTTTGTCCCTTGAGCTCCTGCAGGTTAGTTTGTTGTGGTTAACTACATCTGTGTGCAAGCATTGAGTGTTAGAATTCTGACGTAGTGTGAAAAAAGTTATTGTCCCGAATTCCCAACATCTAGAAGTTTTCTTGGCTAATGTTTGGTATCAGTTTCATCTTTTGAATCTTAGTCTACGGTGGaggtttatgcttttgtttcttgggattttttttttgaaaattttggctcgttGAGAGTTAATTTAATCTTTGATAAATTTGAGGCGCTTTGTAATAAAACATGCATGTGTGGTCATTCTAAGCTGGACATTATTCATTTTTTTCAAAACATGCTGATATGTAAAAGTCATAATCAGGAAAGTTCTGAAATAGAAATTCAGTGTGTTGTTTTATCCTTCGTTTATTGTGTAATTATAGATGGAAATAGTGATTTTAGATATGATATTGCAGGGTTTGTTGGAAGGAGTTAGCTATTCATTTACTAATAATTTCTTCTTCATCGACTCCCTGAAAGCATATCTTTCATATGCTCTGTTGCGTGCTTCCGTTTCACAGTCTCCTAACGTAATTCAGGTTATATGTCCTTCCTTCTTTCCATTTAACAGTTGGTCTATGGCAACAATTTTTCTGATGATGCAATCATTTTTGTTTTGGCAGTATGCAAATGGAATTTTCTTTGTGCTTTTACTGCGATTCAGGGGATGTCTTAAAGTATGTATCTGATTATGCTAACTTGTGTACTTCTGTTAGTTCTTTGTTGTTTTTATTTCCATTTGTGTTCAATATTTTCAGGGTGAAATAGGCGTCTTCTTTCCTTTGATAGTTTTACGGTCTCTGGATAGCTCAGAATTTCCCATCAGTCAAAAAACAAATGTGCTCCAGTAATACACTTTCTTGatgatttattttattttattttggtatAACTTTTATCTGTTGCTAATcctctttgttttttttttctccTCTCATCATACTCTTTGGTTATTTTCCTCTGTTTTCTTCTCATCACGTGAATTTTTTGCAGGATGCTTGAAAAAGTCTGTAGGGACCCTCAGATGCTTGTTGATGTGTTTGTGAACTATGACTGTGATCCTGAGGCGCCAAACTTGTTTGAAAGAATGGTAATACTATTACTAAACATCTTATTCCTGGCATATTTGAGTGTATACACTCATGATTCTTCTTGTAATGTACCACTTTTTGTCTCTGACTAACCTAGGTCAACACACTATCTAAAATAGCACAAGGGACTCAAAATACAGATCCAAATTCTGCGGCTCTTTCTCAAATAACTTCAATTAAAGGATCCTCACTCCAGGTTTGGTGCCTGAGTTTTAGGAGTTGGCAAATTTGTTATACAATTTTGCGCTGAATTCTTTTTGCTGTGTTAGATTAAATTTTTTTATGAAATATTTTTCTTTGACCTTCCTAGTGCCTTGTGAGCGTGCTCAAATCAATGGTTGATTGGGAGAGGTTGCATAGAAATTCAGGAGGCACAAGTAAAAGCTCTAAAGTGGGTGAATCAGAAGCTTCAACAGGAGCATCTGTTGAGGGACAAAATGTAGGAGGTTTTCCCATTGACTTTAATCAGCAATTT
Above is a genomic segment from Rutidosis leptorrhynchoides isolate AG116_Rl617_1_P2 unplaced genomic scaffold, CSIRO_AGI_Rlap_v1 contig422, whole genome shotgun sequence containing:
- the LOC139883582 gene encoding E3 ubiquitin-protein ligase RHA1B-like; translated protein: MTFIIEEYSDLIISHFIYKAAVILTIIRWVLSWTLNHRRTTIQPSTSSCDQSGPCSSSLITSSQVIRDNLVLTTFGDVVTSGTDTCAVCLAQLRDQDLVRELRNCCHVFHKECIDRWIDYECDYDHDHDENHKSCPLCRAPLLTCSQTITTNNWAKNEPSWAVERILYLFGDDLLM